Genomic window (Cyprinus carpio isolate SPL01 chromosome B7, ASM1834038v1, whole genome shotgun sequence):
AATAGCCCCCAGGCTTCGACACTGCTTGCACTACCGCCAGCTGCCACTCTCTGTCGGTTTTGGCTTTAGCTCTTTCCTTCTTCGCTGTTTGTATCTCCTCTGCATGCAAAGCGTGTGCTAAAACAGCAGATAGCCGTCCACTTTTCCATTCGATGTAGCTGGTCTTTACCGCTTGCGCGATTTCAGGTCTCAGTCCATTCAAGAACCAGCTCCGCAGATGACACTCCCATGTGTCAGGCTGATTTCCTCGCTCATCTGGTTCCTCTAACCCGCTGTGTTTGTTGAAAATCAGATACAGGCGGTTGTAATAGTCCTGAACAGACTCATCTCTGCTCTGGCAGCAGTTGCCAATCTTCGCTGTGTCCACACGCGCtggaaatgctgtttttataGCTTCAGCCAGTTCTTCCACAGCTCTGCGGTAGTCTGCATTATCTCGGTGTCCCCATTCACAGTGTTCTCTCCGACAGTCTTCTTTCTGCAGCTTTCCACTCACTTTATGCCAGCTCGTAGCCCCCAGTTTTACTGCCAGCAGCCTTCTCAGTTCGTGCACGGTTGGGCTGAACTCTTGGCAGAAGGTGACTAATTCCGTAGAAAATTTATCACCTGCTTCGTCAGGGCTTGGCAAGTGAGCCATCGCTTCTCTCATGTCAGTCACAGTCCATGGTCTGAAGACCATAATAGGCCCCTCAGGACCAGATACTTCAAGCATTGGAGCTGttacactcacattttcttctttcactgtttgtcttgtttttcttttctttgtcggCGTTGCTCTGCGCACTATTTCCTCTTCAATTTCTTCATTGGGGGTTTCAGGAATAATTTCTGGTTCTTCCTCTGTTTCTCGTCTCCATTCTGGTTCTGCCCACGGCGCTGTTGGTCTTTTTCGGTGGAGAGCAGTCGAGGTCAGGGCCCATTTTCATGGCTTGCAGCTCCGCCACGGTATAGTGAGGATAAGCCGGTGGTGCATGTTTGGAAACAGAAATATCAGAGTTGTTAGTAGATCTGTATGATGCATttactttttcttc
Coding sequences:
- the LOC122138010 gene encoding uncharacterized protein LOC122138010; this encodes MLEVSGPEGPIMVFRPWTVTDMREAMAHLPSPDEAGDKFSTELVTFCQEFSPTVHELRRLLAVKLGATSWHKVSGKLQKEDCRREHCEWGHRDNADYRRAVEELAEAIKTAFPARVDTAKIGNCCQSRDESVQDYYNRLYLIFNKHSGLEEPDERGNQPDTWECHLRSWFLNGLRPEIAQAVKTSYIEWKSGRLSAVLAHALHAEEIQTAKKERAKAKTDREWQLAVVQAVSKPGGYSAQRNQQAKGGRGKRPGGRYPSETERNYERWGCWICETNEHATYKCTRCRLCKKDGHWAKNCPEDRQNQEAD